Proteins encoded in a region of the Triticum dicoccoides isolate Atlit2015 ecotype Zavitan chromosome 3A, WEW_v2.0, whole genome shotgun sequence genome:
- the LOC119266956 gene encoding G-type lectin S-receptor-like serine/threonine-protein kinase At2g19130, whose product MAMVPLHIMLGLLLLLHATPPCSSASGDTLAAGQVLTVGDKLVSANGRFALGFFQFHPPSNTILSKSNDTTSHSSDWYLGIWFDKIPVCTTVWVANRDDPIIDPKPNLTQLKISSDGNLVIIHQGGVLWSALAVNKNRTRTSNMKATSVVLTNSGNLALTSASGQPLWESFDYPTDVVLPGAKFGWNKVTGLNRRGISRKSIIDPGLGSYSIELDTNGKGIVLKRRKPSVEYRVYAPETSDILKLLPRIQKILQLDPRTNGLIVPNYTNNQEEEYYIYTSPDESSSSFLSLDISGQIKLNIWSQANQSWQAVFADPVDVCTPAATCGPFTVCDANAQPPCDCMENFSKKSPQHWAFGDRTHGCTRNTPLYCTSGKNTTTSTDMFHPIAKVTLPYNSQSVNLATTRSKCEESCLSSCSCTAYSYSNSNCSVWHGKLLAVSLSDGLEISSEDVLYLRLAAKDLPSLGKDKRKPNVGVVTAASISSFGLLILMLLLVIWRKKLGWCGLPLYGNQGPSGLIAFRYTDLAHATKNFSEKLGTGGFGSVYKGSLSDSTTIAVKRLDGARQGEKQFRAEVSSIGLIQHVNLVKLIGFCCQGDNRLLVYEHMVNGSLDGHLFKSNAFVLNWDIRYQIVLGIARGLSYLHQSCRECIIHCDIKPENILLDASFFPKIADFGMAAFVGRNFSRVLTTFRGTVGYLAPEWLSGVAVTPKVDVYSFGMVLFEIISGRRNLPEACTGSGAGDRVEYFPVQVISKLCGGDMQSLVDPQLHGDFDLKQAERVCKVALWCIQDDESDRPTMGEVVRVLEGLQEIDMLPMPKLLAAITGRPNATSV is encoded by the coding sequence ATGGCCATGGTTCCCCTCCACATAATGCTCGGCCTTCTCCTCCTCTTGCACGCTACTCCTCCATGCTCCTCGGCAAGTGGCGATACTCTCGCGGCGGGCCAGGTGCTCACCGTCGGGGACAAGCTCGTCTCAGCAAACGGCAGGTTTGCGCTCGGCTTCTTCCAGTTCCATCCACCAAGCAACACTATTCTTAGCAAGTCCAACGACACCACCTCCCACAGCTCCGACTGGTACCTTGGCATATGGTTCGACAAGATACCGGTTTGTACAACTGTGTGGGTCGCCAATAGGGACGACCCAATCATTGACCCCAAACCCAACCTCACACAGCTCAAAATCTCAAGCGATGGCAACCTTGTCATCATACACCAGGGTGGTGTACTCTGGTCCGCTCTTGCTGTAAACAAGAATAGGACACGAACCAGCAACATGAAGGCCACCAGTGTAGTCCTCACAAACAGTGGAAACCTAGCCCTCACATCAGCATCTGGCCAACCGTTGTGGGAAAGCTTCGACTACCCAACAGATGTTGTGCTCCCTGGCGCCAAATTTGGCTGGAACAAGGTCACCGGTTTGAACCGTCGGGGAATCTCGAGAAAGAGCATCATTGATCCGGGGCTTGGCTCATATAGCATCGAGCTAGACACCAATGGCAAAGGGATAGTTCTCAAGCGCCGCAAACCCTCGGTAGAGTATCGGGTTTATGCGCCCGAAACTTCAGATATATTGAAACTTTTACCAAGAATCCAAAAGATTTTACAATTGGACCCacgaacaaatggtttgattgtccCAAATTATACCAATAACCAAGAAGAGGAGTACTATATTTACACCTCGCCAGATGAATCATCCTCCTCATTTCTCTCGCTAGACATCTCTGGTCAAATCAAGCTGAATATCTGGTCACAAGCCAATCAATCTTGGCAAGCTGTATTTGCCGACCCTGTTGATGTCTGCACCCCAGCTGCAACCTGCGGACCTTTCACGGTATGCGACGCCAATGCGCAACCACCATGTGATTGCATGGAGAACTTCTCTAAGAAGTCGCCACAACATTGGGCGTTTGGCGATCGAACACATGGGTGCACCAGAAATACACCGCTATATTGCACCAGTGGCAAGAACACGACAACTTCGACAGACATGTTCCACCCAATTGCCAAAGTTACATTGCCCTACAACTCGCAAAGTGTAAACCTTGCTACCACTCGTAGTAAGTGTGAGGAATCTTGTCTCAGCTCCTGCTCCTGCACGGCTTATTCCTATAGCAATAGCAATTGCTCTGTCTGGCATGGGAAACTGCTTGCTGTAAGTCTCAGTGATGGCCTTGAAATTAGTTCTGAAGATGTTCTTTACCTGCGCCTTGCCGCCAAAGATCTGCCAAGTTTGGGAAAAGACAAAAGAAAACCAAATGTTGGAGTTGTTACTGCTGCAAGCATTAGTAGTTTTGGGTTACTAATTCTCATGTTGTTGTTAGTGATTTGGAGGAAAAAACTTGGGTGGTGTGGTTTGCCTTTATACGGCAACCAAGGCCCTAGTGGGTTAATCGCGTTTAGATACACTGATTTAGCTCATGCTACAAAAAACTTCTCTGAAAAGTTGGGAACAGGTGGTTTTGGTTCTGTATATAAGGGATCATTAAGTGACTCGACTACTATAGCAGTAAAAAGGCTTGATGGTGCCCGCCAGGGGGAGAAGCAATTCAGAGCTGAGGTGAGCTCAATTGGACTGATTCAACATGTTAACCTAGTCAAACTGATTGGTTTCTGTTGCCAGGGTGATAACAGATTACTTGTGTATGAGCATATGGTTAATGGATCTCTTGATGGACATCTATTTAAGAGCAATGCCTTTGTCCTGAATTGGGACATTAGGTACCAAATAGTCCTAGGAATCGCTAGAGGACTATCCTACTTGCATCAGAGTTGTCGCGAGTGCATCATACACTGTGATATTAAGCCAGAGAACATACTGCTCGATGCATCATTTTTTCCTAAAATTGCAGACTTTGGGATGGCAGCTTTTGTGGGCAGGAATTTTAGCCGAGTCTTGACTACATTCAGAGGAACTGTGGGTTATCTTGCCCCAGAATGGCTTAGCGGAGTTGCTGTCACACCCAAAGTTGATGTTTACAGCTTTGGCATGGTACTGTTTGAGATCATATCAGGAAGGAGAAATTTACCTGAAGCATGTACTGGCAGCGGTGCTGGCGATCGTGTTGAATATTTCCCTGTGCAAGTCATCAGCAAGCTTTGCGGGGGAGATATGCAGAGTTTGGTTGATCCACAACTACATGGTGACTTTGATTTGAAACAGGCTGAGAGGGTTTGCAAAGTGGCATTATGGTGCATCCAAGATGACGAGTCTGATCGACCGACGATGGGTGAAGTGGTACGGGTTCTCGAGGGGCTCCAGGAGATCGACATGCTTCCGATGCCAAAGCTACTTGCAGCTATAACTGGACGCCCTAATGCAACTTCAGTGTAA
- the LOC119271149 gene encoding LOB domain-containing protein 4-like: MPAARQQQQQQQQPACAACKHQRRRCTAECPLARYFPHDRPDLFRSAHRLFGVSNILKTLRRAGPDRALRDDAMRGLAYEAAAWDANPAGGCLPAITALENQLRQEYGILRRLHAQIRHCRRRLQTSPPLSLPPPTADVSPAPTEGSNMHYLDEHNSAPASSGLYGNDNGDDGVVAASSLPWTMQPQYYGGAIANMGGAVSQEENKYQLLLDHTATAGGHQHEYDEISPFLELEGIDADDHHDRTPHDESNSANSWKKMEIKPSTKMEQN, translated from the exons ATGCCGGCGGCgaggcagcagcaacagcagcaacagcagcccGCGTGCGCAGCCTGCAAGCACCAGCGGCGGCGGTGCACGGCGGAGTGCCCGCTGGCGCGCTACTTCCCGCACGACCGCCCGGACCTCTTCCGCAGCGCGCACCGCCTCTTTGGCGTCAGCAACATCCTCAAGACGCTCCGCCGCGCTGGCCCCGACCGCGCCCTCCGCGACGACGCCATGCGCGGCCTCGCCTACGAGGCCGCCGCCTGGGACGCCAACCCGGCCGGCGGCTGCCTCCCCGCCATCACCGCTCTCGAGAACCAGCTCCGCCAGGAGTACGGCATCCTCCGCCGCCTCCACGCCCAGAtccgccactgccgccgccgacTACAGACTTCCCCTCCCCTCTCCCTGCCGCCGCCCACGGCAGATGTATCTCCGGCGCCGACCGAGGGTAGcaacatgcactacttggacgagcaCAACTCCGCACCAGCATCGTCAGGATTATACGGTAATGACAACGGTGACGACGGCGTCGTTGCTGCGTCGTCGTTACCGTGGACGATGCAGCCGCAGTACTACGGGGGCGCCATTGCTAACATGGGTGGCGCCGTCTCGCAAGAAGAAAACAAGTATCAGTTGTTGCTCGATCACACTGCTACCGCTGGCGGCCATCAGCACGAGTATGACGAGATCTCGCCCTTCTTGGAACTGGAAGGCATCGACGCCGACGACCACCACGACCGCACGCCACATGATGAATCCAACAG CGCCAACTCATGGAAGAAGATGGAGATTAAACCATCCACGAAGATGGAGCAAAATTAA